The following are encoded in a window of Longibacter salinarum genomic DNA:
- a CDS encoding RNA polymerase sigma factor, which yields MASPSIDPDTVRQAQNGDDRARSSLLSAIEPILRGYFVKRIGKSTDVDDLVQNTLIRVHEGLADLEKPGSLKPFAMKAALFELQDFYRGRYDMKERLYDPELPLDRTTAADDGSDRVDVETALEQLSPKARRIIELREYGYKYREIAQMIDTTEAAIKMQVKRAFDKMRDAITMLLALILIPSL from the coding sequence ATGGCCTCTCCTTCCATCGATCCCGATACCGTTCGCCAGGCGCAGAACGGGGATGACCGTGCACGGTCGTCACTTCTTTCTGCTATTGAACCGATTCTGCGCGGCTACTTCGTCAAGCGGATCGGGAAAAGCACAGATGTGGACGACCTTGTGCAGAATACGCTGATTCGAGTGCACGAGGGTCTCGCTGACCTGGAGAAGCCAGGAAGCTTGAAGCCGTTCGCTATGAAGGCGGCGCTATTTGAGTTGCAGGATTTTTATCGCGGGCGGTACGACATGAAGGAACGCCTCTACGATCCCGAGCTCCCGCTGGACCGGACGACCGCAGCGGATGACGGGAGCGATCGCGTGGATGTGGAAACCGCCCTCGAGCAATTATCCCCGAAGGCGCGGCGAATCATTGAATTGCGCGAATATGGATACAAGTATCGAGAGATCGCGCAGATGATTGACACGACGGAAGCAGCAATCAAGATGCAGGTCAAACGCGCATTTGACAAAATGCGTGACGCAATTACCATGCTGCTCGCGCTCATTTTGATTCCGAGCTTGTAG